A window of Luteolibacter flavescens contains these coding sequences:
- a CDS encoding N-acetylmuramoyl-L-alanine amidase, with the protein MNITADHWLEGVKRALIPGGSPMNTRRFEVVHFTSGATAVSSIEWWRNPGANGASAHVVIDRDGTIIQCRPFNVTAGHAGTSQWRDPKTGKLYVGLNSCSIGIELANAGADTPGRDAYDWAAKQPGFGSVRAKHKHGGPVADWEAFPASQLAACERVSLALVKRYNLDDIIGHEDIARGRKSDPGPAFPMAALRAACGFTAAIPTL; encoded by the coding sequence ATGAACATCACCGCAGACCACTGGCTCGAAGGAGTGAAGCGCGCACTGATCCCGGGCGGCAGCCCCATGAACACGCGCCGCTTTGAAGTCGTCCACTTCACCTCAGGAGCTACTGCAGTCAGCAGCATCGAGTGGTGGAGGAATCCCGGCGCGAACGGAGCGAGCGCTCACGTGGTGATCGATCGCGACGGCACCATCATCCAGTGCCGTCCCTTCAATGTCACAGCCGGGCACGCCGGAACCTCCCAATGGAGGGACCCGAAGACGGGGAAGCTCTACGTCGGCCTCAACTCCTGTTCCATCGGCATTGAGCTGGCAAACGCGGGCGCCGATACTCCAGGTCGTGACGCCTACGACTGGGCCGCCAAGCAGCCGGGCTTCGGTTCAGTCCGCGCGAAGCACAAGCACGGCGGGCCCGTTGCCGACTGGGAGGCCTTCCCCGCTTCACAGCTCGCTGCCTGCGAGCGCGTATCATTGGCCCTCGTGAAGCGCTACAACCTCGACGACATCATCGGCCACGAGGACATCGCACGCGGCCGCAAGTCCGACCCCGGCCCTGCGTTCCCGATGGCCGCCCTCCGCGCCGCTTGCGGATTCACCGCGGCAATCCCCACCCTCTGA